In Comamonas koreensis, the genomic stretch GCCAAACAGGCCGTTGGGGCGCACGGCCAGCACGATGATCATCACGATGAAGATGACCACGCCAGCGCCTTCGGGGTAGATGACGCGCGTCAGGCCCTCGATGGCGCCCAGCGCAAAGCCGGTGATGATCGATCCCATGATCGAGCCCATGCCGCCGATGACGACGACGGCAAAGACGATGATCATCAGGTTCGAGCCCATCAGCGGGCTGACCTGGTAGATGGGCGCGGCCATCACGCCGCTGAAGCCGGCCAGGCCCACCCCCAGCGCATAGGTCAGGGTCAGCATGCGCGGCACATTGATGCCGAAGGTGCGCACCAGGGGCGTGTTCTCGTTGGCGGCGCGCAGGTAGGCGCCCAGCTTGGTTTTTTCGATGAAGTACCAGGTCACCAGGCAGACGGCCAGGCCCGCCAGGATCACCCAGACGCGGTACATCGGCAAAAAGCTCAGGCCCACATCGATGCCGCCTTGCAGCGGGTTGGGGTAGGGCTGGCCGCTGACGCCAAACCACAGCCGGAACGCGCCCTCCATCAGGATGGAGATGCCGAAGGTGAGCAGCAGCGCGTAGACATGGTCCACCGCATAGAGGTGGCGCAGCATGGTGCGCTCCAGCAGGATGCCGAAGGCCGCCACCACCAGCGGCGCCAGGATCAGCGCCCACCAGTAGCTCAGCCCCAGGTAGTGCAGCAGGCCCCAGGCCACAAAGGCGCCTAGCATGTACTGCGCGCCGTGGGCAAAGTTCACCACATGCAGCAGGCCGAAGATGATCGACAGGCCCAGGCTCATCAGCGCGTAGAACGAGCCATTGATCAGGCCCACCACGAGCTGGCCGATCAGCGCGGCTGTCGGGATTCCGAAAAGAGTATCCATCGTATTGTCTCCGCCTGTCACAGTCCCAGCAGCGCTTCGATCTCGTCGCGCCGCGTTTCCAGCTCGGCGCGGTGGAAGTGGCTGGCCACGCGCCCTTCCTCGATCACGTAGAAGCGGTCGGCCACCGATGCGGCAAAGCGGAAGTTCTGCTCCACCATCAGCACCGTGTAGCCGCGCGCGCGGATCATCTCCAGCGTCTGGCCGATCTTCTGCACGATGACGGGGGCCAGCCCTTCGGTGGCCTCATCGAGCAGCAGCAGGCGTGCGCCGGTGCGCAGAATGCGGGCAATGGCCAGCATCTGCTGCTCACCGCCCGACAGGCGCGTGCCCGGGCTCTTGCGGCGCGCCTGCAGGTTGGGGAAGACCTGGTAGATCTCCTCCACCGTCAGCCCGCCGGGGTGCAGCACGGGCGGCAGCATCAGGTTTTCTTCGGTGCTGAGGCTGGCAAAAATGCCGCGCTCCTCCGGGCAATAGGCCACGCCCAGGTGGGCAATGGCCTCGGGCGGCAGGCCTTCGGTGGGTTGGCCCTGGATGCTGATCTGGCCCTCGCGCTTTTTGAGCAGGCCCATGATGGCGCGCAAGGTGGTTGTCTTGCCGGCGCCGTTGCGCCCCAGCAGGCAGACGACCTCGCCTTCGCCCACATGCAGGTCGATGCCATCGAGCGCCAGGGTTTCGCCATACCAGGCGCGCAGGTTCTGCACCTGCAGCATCTGGCGCGGTGCGGTGTTGCTGTTGCCGTTGTTGGCGTTAACGTTTTGGTTGTTCTCAGGCATGGGCGGCCCCTCCGACATAGGCTTCAATGACCCTGGGGTCGCGCGATACCTCGTCATAGCTGCCTTCGGCCAGCACCTGGCCGGCCTGCAGCACGGTGACGGTTTCGCACAGATGCGATATCACTTTCATGTTGTGCTCCACCATCAGCACGGTGCGCCCCTGCGCCACCTTGCCAATCAGCTCCACTACCGGCCAGATGTCCTCATGGCCCAGGCCCGCCATGGGCTCGTCCAGCAGAATCATCTCGGGCTCCATCGCGATCGTGGTGACCAGCTCCAGCACGCGCTTGCGGCCATAGGGCAGGTCGCAGGCCTTGACGTTTTTCCAGCGCGTCAGGCCTACGCTGTCGAGCAGGTCCATCGCACGCTCGTCCAGCGCGCCCAGCACCTTGACCGAGCGCCAGAAGGTGAACGTGCCGCCAGTCTTGCGCTGCAGCGCAATGCGCACGTTCTCCAGCACCGTCATGTGGCTGAAGACGGCTGCAATCTGGAACGAGCGCACCAGGCCCAGCGCCGACACGCTGGCCGGGTCGCTGCGCGAGATATCACGCCCGTTGAACAGCACCTGGCCCGAGCTGGGGCGCAAGAAGGTGGTCAGCAGGTTGAAGCAGGTCGTCTTGCCGGCGCCATTGGGGCCGATCAGCGCATGCACCGAGTGGCGCTTGACTTTCAGGTTCACGTCCTTGACGGCATAGAAGCCGCTGAACTGGCGGCAGAGCTGGCGCGCCTCCAGGATGGGGGCATCGGCCTCGGGGGGAGCAGTCATCGCGGCGCCTCCGATCAGATGAAGGACTGGGTGGCGCCGCCGTCGACCAGCATCGATTCGCCGGTGACAAAGCGGCTGTCGTCCGACGCGAAAAAGCAGGCGGCGCGGGCAATGTCCTGCACCGTGCCCAGGCGGCCCATCGGCGTCTTGGCGATGCGCAGCCGCACTTTTTCTGCATCCACGTTGATGCCCACGCCTTCGGTCGGGATGGAGCCAGGGCATACGGAGTTGACGCGGATGCCGCGTGGCCCGAGCTCCGCCGCTGCTGCGCGCGACAGGCCCAGTGCCCCGGCCTTGACGCCGCAGTACACCATGCCCTGGGGCATGCCGATAAAGGCGGCCGCCGAGGCGATGTTGACGATGCTGCCGCCGTCGTCCATGGCTTCCGCTGCCGTCTGGATGCCCCAGACGATGGAGTTGAAGCCCGTGCCCACCATGCGCTGCAGCGCCTCGGGCGTGATGTCGGCAATCGGGCCGTAGCGCACCCAGATGGCGTTGTTGACCAGGATGTCAAAGCGGCCGTAGCGGTGCTTGAGATCAGCAATCGCGCTGCTGAAACTGTCGCGGTCGGCCACATTGCCGCCATAGGCGTGGGCGCGGCCGCCCTGGGCCACGATGGCTGCGGCCACCTCGGCGGCCTTGTCCTCGGCGCGGTCCAGAATGCCGACGCTGCCGCCCTCATCCGCGATGGCCTGGACGATGGCGCGGCCGATACCCTGGGCGCCGCCGGTCACGAGTGCAACCTTGCCTGCAAAGCGTTGTGTCATGGTGTTTGTCTCCTGGTCAAAATAAAAATGAGGTCCGCCACGTCTCAGCGTGGGCTGTTGGTATCGTCAAAACGCGCTTCTTCCAGCCCCGTTGCGGCCAGGCCGTCGATGACAAAGACGGCCCCCGCATCCGGGTGGCTGGAGCGCAGCAGGTTGCCGCTGTTGCTGATCGAGGTGAGGTAGATGGTTTGCAGCGCCGGGCCACCAAAGGCCGGGCAGGTGACGTAGGCATCGGTGGGAAAATCCACCGTGCCGGCCAGCTCGCCACTGGGCGTAAAGCGGGCCAGCTGGCCGCTCAGCACCATGGCCACCCAGAGGTAGCCCTGGGCATCGACGGTGGCGCCATCGGGCGCCAGGCCCAGCGCGCCAGTGTCGATAAAGGCCTCGCGCGCACCGCAGGCGCCGGTGGCCGGGTCATAGGCATAGCGCCAGATCTGGCGCGCCGGGCTGTCGGCAAAGTAGAGCCAGCGGCCATTGGGGCTAAAGCAGGTGGCATTGGCCACCTGAAAACCCTGGTCCAGCTCGCGCAGGCGGCCATCACCGCTCAGCTGGTAGAGCTTGCCGGTAGGCGACTGCGGCGTCATGCTCATCGAGCCGACCACAAAGCGGCCGCCCCGGTCGCAGCGCCCATCGTTCAGGCGCATGCGCTCGCCCTGGTGTTGCACCTGCACGCCCATAGGGGTGATCCGGCCGCTGTCCGGGTCCAGAAAATGGAAGTCATCTTCCAGCGCCAGCAGCAAGCGCCCACTGCGGCACAGCGCGATCGAGCCGATATGGGCATGCAGCGCCCACTGTTGCTGCCGGCCGTCTGCCGGCCAGTAGCGGTGTACCCACTGGGCGCGGCCATCGATCCAGTACAGCGATTGCGTGGCCACATCCCACAGCGGGCATTCGCCCAGCAGATCGCGCTGGGGCAGCAATGGATGGATGCGCGCGGCCGCTGCCTGCGCGGTGAGGGCGTTCATGTCTTGTCTCCTGGTGCGGTCAGCCAAGGCGGTGCCCTGGCTGCTGCGGGTGCGCCGGCCTTTCTAGGGGGCCGTGCGCGTAGCGGGCGTGTTTAGGTTAGGTGGCGACGGGTGCCGAAGAGGTGGCCGCCGGCAGCCGGTAGCCTTTGAACTGCTCGCGCAGCCGGGTCTTGAGCAGCTTGCCGGTGGCGGTGTGGGGTAGCTCGTCAACAAACTCCACCGCATCGGGCAGCCACCAACGCGCCAGCCGGTCTTTCATAAAGTTCAGCAGCTCCTGGCCGCTGACCTCAGTGCCGGGCTTGCGCACGATGACCAGCAGCGGGCGTTCCTGCCAGCGCTCGTGGTGCACGCCGATGACGGCCGCCTCCTTGACGGCGGGGTGCGCCAGCGCCAGGTTCTCGATGTCGATCGACGAGATCCATTCGCCGCCAGACTTGATGACATCCTTGGCGCGGTCGGTGATCTGCACAAAGCCTTCTTCATCGATCCGGGCCACATCGCCGGTGCTGAACCAGCCTTGCGCATCCAGCGCCGAGCCAGCATCCTGGCCGTAATAGGCGGAGATGACCCAGGGGCCGCGCACGCGCAGCTCGCCGGGCGCTGGGTCGCCGGGCGGCAGCTGCTGGCCCTCGTCATTGAAGATGGCCACATCCACGCCATACATGGGCCTGCCCTGGCGGGCGTGCACATCGATGCGCGCGTCGCGGGCCAGTGCCTCATGCTGGGGCAGCAGGGTGCTGATGGTAGCCACTGGACTGGTCTCGGTCATGCCCCAGGCCTGGTTGGCGGTCACGCCCAGCAGGCTGTCGAACTGGTCGATCATCGCGCGCGGTGCGGCCGAGCCGCCCATCATGATGCGTTCGAGCTTCAAGGCCTCTTTGTCGGCAGCTGGCAGGCTCTCCACATGCTGCAAAAAGCCCATCCAGACGGTGGGAACGCCCAGCGAGAAGGTGCAGCCCTCGTCGCGCATCAGCTGGTAGAGCGCCTTACCGCTCAAGTCCGGCCCGGGCAGCACCAGCTTGGCGCCGCACATGGCGCTGGCATAGGGCAGGCCCCAGGCGTTGACATGGAACATCGGCACGGTGAGCAGCACGCAATCGCGGGCGCGCAGCGCCAAGCCATCGGCAGCGCAGACCACCCAGGAATGCAGCACGGTAGAGCGGTGGCTGTAGAGCACGCCCTTGGGGTTGCCGGTGGTGCCCGAGGTGTAGCACAGCGATGAGGCGCTGTCTTCGGCTAGCTCGGGCCAGTCAAAATCGCCCGCGTCCTCGGCCACCAGGTCCTCGTAGCACAGCAGCGGGGCGGGCAGGTCCATCGCGGGCATCTGGTCGGGTTTGCACAGCGCCACATAGGCCTTGACGGTTTTGAGGCTGGGCGCCAGCTCGGCCACCAGGCCGGCAAAGCTCAGATCGAAGAACACATAGTCATCGGCCGCGTGGTTGATGATGTAGCGGATCTGGTCGGCAAACAGGCGCGGGTTGACGGTGTGCAGCACTGCGCCGGCGCCCGATACGGCGTAGTACAGCTCCAGATGGCGGTGCGTGTTCCAGGCCAGCGTAGCCATGCGTGCACCGCTGGCCATGCCCTGGCGCAGCAGGGCGGCGGCCAGGCGCTGCGAGCGCTGGGACACGGTCAGCCAGTTCGAGCGCGTGAGCTCCCCGTCCGGGGTGCGGGAGACGACTTCCACCTGGGGATGAAAGCGTGCTGCATGTTCCAGCAAGCCGGAAATCCGCAGCGCGCGCTGCTGCATTAGCCCTTGCATGTTGCTCCTTGTTTTGTTTTATATACCTGTCGGCAGGTAAAAAGTTTAGCAGCCGCAGCAGCGTCGCAAGCCCGGGATTACCCTGGACTTGCTCCCTCCAAAACGCTTGCGGGGAAACCCTGTTGTTTACCGGTCGGCAAGTAGGCATGATGCAGCGAGAACAAGGTGGAGGCGAGCTGCCATCCCCTATCAAGCCGGTGCCCCACTGCGGTGTGGCGGGGCGGCCGGCACCAGCCAGCAGGAGACAAAGAGCAATGGACAATCACACAATCCACCAGGTGGATGCGATCATCGTGGGCGCCGGTTTTGGCGGTCTGTGCGCAGTGCACAAGTTCCGGGAGATGGGGCTGAAGATCCAGGCCTTCGAGGCCGGTGGCGATGTGGGCGGCGTCTGGTACTGGAACCGCTACCCCGGCGCGCGGGTCGATCTGCCCAGCATCGACTACAGCTTCTCCTTCTCGCCCGAGATCGAGCAGGAATGGACCTGGTCCGAGCAGTTTGCCGCGCAGCCCGAGCTGATGCGCTATTTCAACTTTGTCGCCGAGCGGCTGGACCTGCGCAAGCACTACCAGTTCAACACCCGCGTGGACAGCGCCCGCTGGGACGAGGCACGCCAGCTGTGGGTGGTGCGCACCAACCGGGGCGAATGCTATGAGGCGCGCTATTGCATCATGGCGACCGGCCCGCTGTCGGTGCCCAAGGAGCCGGAGATTGACGGCATTGAGCGCTTTGGCGGGCAGATCCTGCGTGCGGCGCGCTGGCCGCATGAGCCGGTGGACTTCAGCGGCAAGCGCGTGGGGGTGATCGGCACCGGATCGACCGGCATCCAGATCGTGCAGGAAGTGGGCAAGCAGGCCTGCGAGCTGTTCGTCTTCCAGCGCACGCCCAGCTTTACGATGCCGATGCGCAATGTGCCGCTGGAGCCCGAGTATGTCGCCGAAGTCAAGCGCCACTATGCCGGCATCCGCGAGCTGGCGCGCAACAGCAATGTGGGCGGCGTGCGGCCGCAGTCGAGCCGCCCGTTTTTCAGCGTGACGCCAGCGCAGCGCCAGGCGCTGCTGGAAGATGCCTGGCTGCAAGGCGGCCTGGCGATGCTGGGCACCTTTGCCGACCTGATGCAAAACGAGCAGGCCAACGAGGAAGTGGCCGAGTTTGTGCGCGGCAAGATTGGCGAGGCGGTAGACGACCCGGCCACCGCCGAGGCCTTGAAGCCGCGCGGCTACCCCATCTTTGCGCGCCGCCCGTGCCTGGACACCGGCTACTACGAAACCTACAACCAGCCCCATGTGCATCTGCGTGACTGCATCACGGACCCTATCGTGTCCATCACCGAGAAGGGTGTGCGCACGCAGTCGGGCGAGGTGGAGCTGGATGTGCTGATCTTTGCCACTGGCTACGACGGCCTGACCGGCGCACTGCTGGCTTTTGAGGTGGAAGGGCGCGACGGCCTGACGGTGCAGCAGAAGTGGAAGGAGGGTGCGACCTCCTGCCTGGGCATCATGATGCATGGCTTCCCCAACCTGTTCATGACCACCGGGCCCAATGGCCCCTCGGCCCTGGCCAATGTGGTGCGCACCAGCGAGAACGATGTGGACTGGACGGCCGCTGCCATCCGCCACATGCAGGCCCAAGGTTTCGGCAGCATCGAGCCCAGCGCGCAAGAGGAGCGGGCCTGGATGGAGCTGGTCCATTCGCTGGCGCCGCGCACCTTGCTGTCCAAGGCCAAGACCTGGTATGTGGGCGCCAATGTGCAGGGCAAGGCCCCGGGCCTGACCATGTTTACCGGCGGCTTCCAGAAGTACCGCGAGCACTGCCTGGCTGCCATCCAGAAGGGCTTTAGCGGCTACCACTTTGCGCAGAAGCGCGAACGCGAGCGCGCGGCAGACGCCAGCGCAACAGTGGAAAACGCCACGCACTGATAACCTGGGTCTCCAAGCTCCCTGGGCGTTGGAACAGCCTGTCTGCTGGCCGATCCGCCCTGGGGCTGTGCCTGCCTGCGCCCTGCAGCGGGGCATTTTTATCTTCCACCAAGAGCTGCCAGCCATGAGCAACGTCACCTTTCACAGCGCAGACGGGATAGGCCGTATCTGCATCTCCCACCCGCCGCTGAACCTGTTCTCGCACAGCCTGCTGACGGGGCTGAGCGCCGCGCTGGCGCAGTTTGAGGCCGATGCCTCGCTGCCGCTGCTGCTGATCTACTGCGAAGGCCCGTCCTTTGTGGCGGGTGCGGACATTGCCGAGTTCAACAACCCGGCGTTTTCTGCCGAGGCCATCAATGCGCTGCTGAACCGCATCGAGGCGCAGACGCGGCCGGTGGTGGTAGCCCTGCATGGCACGGTATTTGGCGCTGGCATGGAGCTGGCCCTGGCCTGCCACTACCGTGTGGCACAAAAGGGAACCAGGCTGGGCCTGCCCGAGGTGAAACTGGGCATTCTGCCCGGCGCCGGCGGCACCCAGCGCCTGCCACGCCTGGTGGGCGCCAGCTTGGCGCTGGACATGATGCTGAGCGGCCGGCCGGTGCCTGCGCAAGAGGCGCTGGCCAGCGGCATCGTCGATGCGGTGGAGGAGGGCGACCCGCTGGCGTTTGGACTGGCCTTTGGCCGCCAGTTGCTGGCCCAGGGGGGCCAGCCGCGCCGCTTGAGCGCGCAAAGCGCCCCGCCCGGCGAGCACAGCCAGGCGATTGCGGCAGCGCTGGAGGCTGCACGCCAAAGCCCGCAGTACCCCGCCAAAGAGGCCATCGTGCTCTGCGTGCAGCAGGCGCTTACCGCTGACTTTGCCAGCGGCGCCCGTGCCGAGGCCGAGGCCTTCAAGCGCTTGCTGCCGTCGGCGCAGTCGCGCGCACTGCGCCATCTGTTTTTTGCACAGCGCCGCAGCCGGCAAATTCCTGGCCTGGAGCGGCAGGTGCCGGCCGGCAAGATCGAGCAGGTGGGCATTCTGGGGGCAGGCACCATGGGCAGCGGCATTGCGATGTGCTTTTTGAACGCCGGCATCCGCACCGTGCTGGTGGATGCCGCAGCTGCGGGGCTGGAGCGCGGGCTGCAACTGATCCGCTCGACCTATGAGGCCCAGGTGGCCAAGGGCCGCATGGGGGCTGAGCAGCCCAGCGCGCGCCTGGCGCTGTTGACCTCGTCGCTGGACGACCAGGCGCTGGCGCCCTGCGACCTGGTGATCGAGGCGGTGTTTGAGGACATGGCCCTGAAACTGCAGGTCTGCCGCCGTTTGGGCGAGGTCTGCAAGCCCGGCGCCATCATCGCCAGCAACACCTCGACCCTGGATGTGGATGCACTGGCACAGGCCACCGGACGGCCTGCCGATGTGGTGGGCATGCATTTTTTCAGCCCGGCCAACATCATGCGTTTGCTGGAGGTGGTGCGCGGCGCTGAGACGGCCCCGCAGGTGCTCAAGACCGTCATCGACCTGGCCGGCAAGATCGGCAAGACGCCGGTGGTCTCGGGCGTCTGCTTTGGCTTTATCGGCAACCGCATGGCCGAGGTTTACCTGCGCGAGGCCGAGTTCTTGCTGATGGAAGGCGCAAGCCCCGCGCAGATCGACGAGGCGGTGCAGGCGCTGGGCCTGGCGATGGGCCCTTGCCGCATGCTGGATATGGCCGGGCTCGATGTGGGCGCCAAGACGGTCATCGAATGCGAGAAGGCCGGCGGCCTGCCGCCCGATGCCAGCTACCGCGCGGTGGTGCGCAAGATGTATGCACTGGGCCGCTTTGGCCAGAAAACCGGCCTGGGCTACTACCGCTACGAAGGCCGCAACGCGCTGTCTGACCCGGAGGCTGGCCGCATCGCAGCCGACCTGGCGCAGACGCATGGCATTGCCCAGCGCAGTGATATGGCAGCGCAAGAGATTGTCGAGCGGTTGCTCTACAGCATGGTCAACGAGGGCTGCAAGATTCTGGATGAGGGCATTGCTTACCGCGCCAGCGATATCGATGTGGTCTGGGCGGCGGGCTATGGCTTTCCGGATTTTCAGGGCGGGCCCATGTTCATGGCCGAGGAGATTGGCCTGGCGCAGATCGTTGCGCGGCTGGAGCACTATGCCGCCAGCCGGGGCAACCGCTATGGCTACTGGACAGTGTCGCCACTGCTGCAGCGGCTGGCTGCACAGTGCCAGGGCTTTGACAGCCTGCAAGCCGCCTGAGGGCCTGAAGGCCAGAACCCATCAACATTGAAGAGCACCGCCATGAAAGACGCCGTCATTGTTTCCACCGCCCGCACGGGCATCGGCCGGGCCTACAAGGGCTCGCTCAACCACACCCGTTCGCCCCAGATGATGGGCCACAGCATCGAGCACGCGGTGGCGCGCGCCGGGGTGGACCCGGCGGAGGTGGACGATGTGATCGTCGGCTGCGTGCTGACCGGGGGCACCGCCGGCATGAACCTGGCACGCAATGCCTTGCTGGCCGCAGGCCTGCCGATGAGCGTGGCCGGGCAGACGATAGACCGGCAATGCGCCTCCGGCCTGATGGCGATTGCCAGCGCAGCCAAGCAGGTGCTGGTCGATGGCATGCAGGTGGTGGTGGCAGGCGGCTGCGAGAACATCACCGCCGTGCAAACGTCTTATATGGAATGGGCCAGCCGCGAGCGCGATCCGGCCGTCATCGCCCGCGCGGCCCATGCCTATATGCCGATGCTGCAAACGGCCGAGCATGTGGCGCGCCAGTACCGCATCAGCCGCGAGGCGCAGGATGCCTATGCGCTGGAGTCGCAGCTGCGCACCGCGCGCGCCCAGGCCGCTGGCCTGTTTGACCGTGAGATCGTGCCCTTCAGCACCCAGATGGCGGTGACGGACAAACTCACGAAGGAAGTCAGCCTGCAGCAGGTGACCCTGGCCCGCGACGAAGGCAACCGCCCCGACACCAGCCTGGAAGGGCTGGCCGCCCTCAAACCGGTGATCGAGGGCGGCGTCATCACCGCCGGCAATGCCAGCCAGCTGTCGGATGGCGCATCGGCCTGCGTGGTCATGGATTCGGTACTGGCCGAGCGCCGGGGCCTGGAGGTGCTGGGCATCTACCGGGGCATGGCAGTGGCTGGCTGCGCACCGGAAGAGATGGGCATCGGCCCCATTTATGCGGTCCCCAAGCTCTTGGCCCAGCACGGGCTGCGCGTGCAGGACATCGGCCTGTGGGAGCTGAACGAGGCCTTTGCCTGCCAGGCGCTGTACTGCCGCGACCAGCTGGGCATCGATCCAGCCTGCTTCAATGTCAACGGCGGCGGCATCTCCATCGGCCACCCCTATGGCATGACGGGCGCCCGCATCGCCAGCCATGCCTTGCTGGAAGGCCAGCGACGCGGTGTGCGCTATGTGGTGGCCACTATGTGCGTGGGCGGCGGTATGGGAGCGGCAGCCTTATTTGAGGTTGCTTAAGAACGTGCTGACGATCTCCTCGCGCCGCGACAGTGTCCCTACGGGTTGGAGCGAAATCGGGCGATTTCTTCGCGCTGGCCCTTGCTTGCACCCCGGTGCAAGCTGCGTTCCATCCCTTCGAACCCATCCCGATTGCTCTCCAACGCCGCTGCGTAGAGATCCTCAACACGTTCTAACATGCAACTCGACTACGCCAGCATCCGCCAGACCCTGGATTTTTTGCTCTACGACTGGCTGGAGGTAGAGGCACTCAGCCGCCATGCGCGCTATGCCGGCCATGACCGGCAGACCTATGGCGCCGTGCTGGACATGTGCGAGCGCCTGGCTGCTGACAAGTTCGAGCCCTTCAACCGCCTGGTGGACCAGCAGGAGCCGCATTTTGACGGCCAGCAGCTGCATCTGCCTGACTGCACACCGGCAGCCTGCGCCGCCTATGCCGAATCGGGCATGCTGGCTGCGTCGCACGACTACGAGGTGGGGGGCATGCAGCTGCCCTGCGTGGTGGATATGGCGGCCAACAGCATGGTCTCGGCCGCCAGCATTGCGCTCAAGGCCTATTCGATGCTGACAGCGGCCAATGCCGGCCTGCTGCTGGCCCATGGCACGCCCGCGCAGCAA encodes the following:
- a CDS encoding SDR family NAD(P)-dependent oxidoreductase, which codes for MTQRFAGKVALVTGGAQGIGRAIVQAIADEGGSVGILDRAEDKAAEVAAAIVAQGGRAHAYGGNVADRDSFSSAIADLKHRYGRFDILVNNAIWVRYGPIADITPEALQRMVGTGFNSIVWGIQTAAEAMDDGGSIVNIASAAAFIGMPQGMVYCGVKAGALGLSRAAAAELGPRGIRVNSVCPGSIPTEGVGINVDAEKVRLRIAKTPMGRLGTVQDIARAACFFASDDSRFVTGESMLVDGGATQSFI
- a CDS encoding ABC transporter ATP-binding protein, whose translation is MTAPPEADAPILEARQLCRQFSGFYAVKDVNLKVKRHSVHALIGPNGAGKTTCFNLLTTFLRPSSGQVLFNGRDISRSDPASVSALGLVRSFQIAAVFSHMTVLENVRIALQRKTGGTFTFWRSVKVLGALDERAMDLLDSVGLTRWKNVKACDLPYGRKRVLELVTTIAMEPEMILLDEPMAGLGHEDIWPVVELIGKVAQGRTVLMVEHNMKVISHLCETVTVLQAGQVLAEGSYDEVSRDPRVIEAYVGGAAHA
- a CDS encoding 3-hydroxyacyl-CoA dehydrogenase NAD-binding domain-containing protein produces the protein MSNVTFHSADGIGRICISHPPLNLFSHSLLTGLSAALAQFEADASLPLLLIYCEGPSFVAGADIAEFNNPAFSAEAINALLNRIEAQTRPVVVALHGTVFGAGMELALACHYRVAQKGTRLGLPEVKLGILPGAGGTQRLPRLVGASLALDMMLSGRPVPAQEALASGIVDAVEEGDPLAFGLAFGRQLLAQGGQPRRLSAQSAPPGEHSQAIAAALEAARQSPQYPAKEAIVLCVQQALTADFASGARAEAEAFKRLLPSAQSRALRHLFFAQRRSRQIPGLERQVPAGKIEQVGILGAGTMGSGIAMCFLNAGIRTVLVDAAAAGLERGLQLIRSTYEAQVAKGRMGAEQPSARLALLTSSLDDQALAPCDLVIEAVFEDMALKLQVCRRLGEVCKPGAIIASNTSTLDVDALAQATGRPADVVGMHFFSPANIMRLLEVVRGAETAPQVLKTVIDLAGKIGKTPVVSGVCFGFIGNRMAEVYLREAEFLLMEGASPAQIDEAVQALGLAMGPCRMLDMAGLDVGAKTVIECEKAGGLPPDASYRAVVRKMYALGRFGQKTGLGYYRYEGRNALSDPEAGRIAADLAQTHGIAQRSDMAAQEIVERLLYSMVNEGCKILDEGIAYRASDIDVVWAAGYGFPDFQGGPMFMAEEIGLAQIVARLEHYAASRGNRYGYWTVSPLLQRLAAQCQGFDSLQAA
- a CDS encoding flavin-containing monooxygenase → MDNHTIHQVDAIIVGAGFGGLCAVHKFREMGLKIQAFEAGGDVGGVWYWNRYPGARVDLPSIDYSFSFSPEIEQEWTWSEQFAAQPELMRYFNFVAERLDLRKHYQFNTRVDSARWDEARQLWVVRTNRGECYEARYCIMATGPLSVPKEPEIDGIERFGGQILRAARWPHEPVDFSGKRVGVIGTGSTGIQIVQEVGKQACELFVFQRTPSFTMPMRNVPLEPEYVAEVKRHYAGIRELARNSNVGGVRPQSSRPFFSVTPAQRQALLEDAWLQGGLAMLGTFADLMQNEQANEEVAEFVRGKIGEAVDDPATAEALKPRGYPIFARRPCLDTGYYETYNQPHVHLRDCITDPIVSITEKGVRTQSGEVELDVLIFATGYDGLTGALLAFEVEGRDGLTVQQKWKEGATSCLGIMMHGFPNLFMTTGPNGPSALANVVRTSENDVDWTAAAIRHMQAQGFGSIEPSAQEERAWMELVHSLAPRTLLSKAKTWYVGANVQGKAPGLTMFTGGFQKYREHCLAAIQKGFSGYHFAQKRERERAADASATVENATH
- a CDS encoding SMP-30/gluconolactonase/LRE family protein — its product is MNALTAQAAAARIHPLLPQRDLLGECPLWDVATQSLYWIDGRAQWVHRYWPADGRQQQWALHAHIGSIALCRSGRLLLALEDDFHFLDPDSGRITPMGVQVQHQGERMRLNDGRCDRGGRFVVGSMSMTPQSPTGKLYQLSGDGRLRELDQGFQVANATCFSPNGRWLYFADSPARQIWRYAYDPATGACGAREAFIDTGALGLAPDGATVDAQGYLWVAMVLSGQLARFTPSGELAGTVDFPTDAYVTCPAFGGPALQTIYLTSISNSGNLLRSSHPDAGAVFVIDGLAATGLEEARFDDTNSPR
- a CDS encoding ABC transporter ATP-binding protein, producing MLQVQNLRAWYGETLALDGIDLHVGEGEVVCLLGRNGAGKTTTLRAIMGLLKKREGQISIQGQPTEGLPPEAIAHLGVAYCPEERGIFASLSTEENLMLPPVLHPGGLTVEEIYQVFPNLQARRKSPGTRLSGGEQQMLAIARILRTGARLLLLDEATEGLAPVIVQKIGQTLEMIRARGYTVLMVEQNFRFAASVADRFYVIEEGRVASHFHRAELETRRDEIEALLGL
- a CDS encoding acetyl-CoA C-acyltransferase, translated to MKDAVIVSTARTGIGRAYKGSLNHTRSPQMMGHSIEHAVARAGVDPAEVDDVIVGCVLTGGTAGMNLARNALLAAGLPMSVAGQTIDRQCASGLMAIASAAKQVLVDGMQVVVAGGCENITAVQTSYMEWASRERDPAVIARAAHAYMPMLQTAEHVARQYRISREAQDAYALESQLRTARAQAAGLFDREIVPFSTQMAVTDKLTKEVSLQQVTLARDEGNRPDTSLEGLAALKPVIEGGVITAGNASQLSDGASACVVMDSVLAERRGLEVLGIYRGMAVAGCAPEEMGIGPIYAVPKLLAQHGLRVQDIGLWELNEAFACQALYCRDQLGIDPACFNVNGGGISIGHPYGMTGARIASHALLEGQRRGVRYVVATMCVGGGMGAAALFEVA
- a CDS encoding long-chain-fatty-acid--CoA ligase encodes the protein MQGLMQQRALRISGLLEHAARFHPQVEVVSRTPDGELTRSNWLTVSQRSQRLAAALLRQGMASGARMATLAWNTHRHLELYYAVSGAGAVLHTVNPRLFADQIRYIINHAADDYVFFDLSFAGLVAELAPSLKTVKAYVALCKPDQMPAMDLPAPLLCYEDLVAEDAGDFDWPELAEDSASSLCYTSGTTGNPKGVLYSHRSTVLHSWVVCAADGLALRARDCVLLTVPMFHVNAWGLPYASAMCGAKLVLPGPDLSGKALYQLMRDEGCTFSLGVPTVWMGFLQHVESLPAADKEALKLERIMMGGSAAPRAMIDQFDSLLGVTANQAWGMTETSPVATISTLLPQHEALARDARIDVHARQGRPMYGVDVAIFNDEGQQLPPGDPAPGELRVRGPWVISAYYGQDAGSALDAQGWFSTGDVARIDEEGFVQITDRAKDVIKSGGEWISSIDIENLALAHPAVKEAAVIGVHHERWQERPLLVIVRKPGTEVSGQELLNFMKDRLARWWLPDAVEFVDELPHTATGKLLKTRLREQFKGYRLPAATSSAPVAT
- a CDS encoding branched-chain amino acid ABC transporter permease yields the protein MDTLFGIPTAALIGQLVVGLINGSFYALMSLGLSIIFGLLHVVNFAHGAQYMLGAFVAWGLLHYLGLSYWWALILAPLVVAAFGILLERTMLRHLYAVDHVYALLLTFGISILMEGAFRLWFGVSGQPYPNPLQGGIDVGLSFLPMYRVWVILAGLAVCLVTWYFIEKTKLGAYLRAANENTPLVRTFGINVPRMLTLTYALGVGLAGFSGVMAAPIYQVSPLMGSNLMIIVFAVVVIGGMGSIMGSIITGFALGAIEGLTRVIYPEGAGVVIFIVMIIVLAVRPNGLFGRAH